In a genomic window of Punica granatum isolate Tunisia-2019 chromosome 6, ASM765513v2, whole genome shotgun sequence:
- the LOC116210190 gene encoding exocyst complex component EXO70A1, translating into MDSPEDGVKPMPLEAAEKLILRWDSTASEDAREKMIFDSDRGEIDRYLLAVDEIRRSMSRASLSDDDPRASSTIQIAMARLEDEFRNILITHTNPLEEGSLSESTHSHSESTHHSSESTHSQAESTSAAARTSSSDLDLYGGDDDLGREEAESSARRSCSGGSISYRSTSSIREIDLVPPEAISDLRSVADRMISSGYMRECVQVYGSVRKSAVDANFRRLGVEKLSIGDVQRLEWDALEAKIRRWIRAARVCIRVLFASERRLCEQIFSGMGTATEDACFMETIKGPAIQLFNFAEAISISRRSPEKLFKILDLHDALMDLMPDIDSVFQMKTAESIRVQAAEILSRLGEAARGILSEFENAVLREPSRVPVPGGTIHPLTRYVMNYISLISDYKQTMNDLIVSKPSAGSRYSGDPSIPDMEFTEFEGKTPLELHLIWIIVILQFNLDGKSKHYRDTSLAHLFMMNNVHYIVQKVKGSPELREMIGDDYLKKLTGKFRQAATSYQRATWVRVLYCLRDEGLHVSGGFSSGVSKNALRERFKAFNAMFEEVHRTQATWLIPDNQLREELRISISEKLIPAYRSFLGRFRSHIESGKHPENYIKYTVEDLETAVLDFFEGYPVSPHLRRRSQ; encoded by the coding sequence ATGGACTCGCCGGAAGATGGGGTGAAACCGATGCCCCTGGAGGCGGCTGAGAAGCTGATCCTCCGGTGGGACTCGACCGCGTCCGAGGATGCCCGTGAGAAGATGATCTTCGACTCCGACCGCGGCGAGATCGACCGTTACCTCCTCGCCGTCGACGAAATCCGGCGGTCCATGTCCCGGGCGTCCCTCTCCGACGACGACCCCAGGGCCAGCTCCACGATCCAGATCGCCATGGCCCGCCTCGAGGACGAGTTCCGCAACATCCTCATCACCCACACGAACCCCCTCGAGGAGGGCTCGCTCTCCGAGTCAACTCACTCCCACTCCGAGTCAACTCACCACTCCTCCGAGTCAACCCACTCCCAAGCCGAGTCCACCTCGGCGGCGGCTCGCACCTCCTCCTCGGATCTCGATCTGTACGGCGGCGATGACGACCTCGGGAGGGAGGAGGCCGAGTCAAGCGCCCGCCGGAGCTGCAGCGGCGGCAGCATCAGCTACCGATCCACCAGCAGCATCCGCGAGATCGATCTCGTACCCCCGGAAGCGATCTCCGACCTCCGCAGCGTCGCCGACCGGATGATCTCGTCCGGCTACATGAGGGAGTGCGTCCAGGTGTACGGGAGCGTCCGGAAGTCCGCCGTCGACGCCAACTTCCGGCGGCTCGGGGTGGAGAAGCTCAGCATCGGGGACGTCCAGAGGCTGGAGTGGGACGCCCTGGAGGCCAAGATCCGGCGGTGGATCAGGGCGGCTAGGGTTTGCATCAGGGTCCTCTTTGCGAGCGAGCGGCGGCTCTGCGAGCAGATCTTCTCCGGCATGGGGACGGCCACCGAGGACGCCTGCTTCATGGAGACGATCAAGGGCCCTGCGATTCAGCTCTTCAACTTTGCCGAGGCCATCAGCATCAGCAGGCGGTCCCCCGAGAAGCTCTTCAAGATCCTCGACCTCCACGACGCCCTCATGGACCTCATGCCTGACATCGATTCGGTCTTCCAGATGAAAACGGCCGAGTCTATTCGGGTCCAGGCAGCTGAGATTCTCTCTCGGCTCGGAGAGGCTGCCCGCGGGATCCTCTCGGAGTTTGAGAATGCAGTTCTCCGGGAACCCTCCCGTGTCCCTGTACCGGGTGGGACAATTCACCCGCTCACACGATATGTAATGAACTACATAAGCCTGATTTCGGACTACAAGCAGACGATGAATGACCTGATTGTGTCTAAGCCCTCCGCGGGATCGAGGTATTCTGGGGACCCCTCTATCCCGGACATGGAATTCACCGAGTTCGAGGGGAAGACCCCGCTGGAGCTCCACTTGATCTGGATCATCGTGATCTTGCAGTTCAACTTAGATGGGAAATCAAAACACTATAGGGATACATCGCTCGCCCACCTGTTTATGATGAACAATGTCCACTATATAGTTCAGAAGGTTAAGGGGTCGCCCGAGCTCCGGGAGATGATCGGAGATGACTACCTAAAGAAGCTGACAGGGAAGTTCCGCCAGGCAGCGACAAGCTATCAGAGAGCCACCTGGGTTCGGGTCCTGTACTGCCTGAGGGATGAGGGGTTGCACGTTAGTGGGGGCTTCTCATCTGGGGTCTCGAAAAATGCCCTGAGGGAGAGGTTCAAGGCCTTCAATGCAATGTTCGAGGAGGTTCATCGTACCCAGGCGACATGGTTAATTCCTGACAATCAGCTCCGGGAGGAGCTCAGGATCTCAATCTCGGAGAAGCTGATTCCTGCATACAGGTCGTTCCTGGGGCGGTTCAGAAGCCACATAGAGAGCGGGAAGCATCCCGAGAATTATATTAAGTACACTGTCGAGGATTTGGAGACTGCTGTCTTGGATTTCTTTGAAGGGTACCCTGTGTCTCCGCACCTGAGGAGGAGATCTCAGTGA